A window of Gloeocapsa sp. PCC 73106 contains these coding sequences:
- a CDS encoding integrin alpha produces the protein MTFPAEFELSNLNGSNGFALNGINRGGDSGFSVSSAGDINGDGLDDLIIGAPDASPNERYSGQSYVVFGSNGGFSSSLNLSTLNGSNGFTINGINTSDFSGSSVSSAGDINGDGFDDLIIGATGADPNGSSSGQSYVVFGSNGG, from the coding sequence ATGACATTTCCTGCAGAATTTGAATTATCCAATCTTAATGGTAGTAATGGGTTTGCGCTCAATGGGATTAATCGCGGTGGCGATTCAGGCTTTTCAGTAAGTAGTGCGGGAGATATTAATGGCGATGGTCTCGATGATCTTATTATCGGGGCACCCGATGCCTCCCCCAATGAAAGATATTCAGGGCAGAGTTACGTGGTGTTTGGCTCTAATGGGGGGTTTAGTTCTAGTTTAAATCTATCTACTCTCAACGGTAGCAACGGCTTTACCATCAATGGGATTAATACTTCTGACTTTTCAGGCAGCTCAGTAAGTAGTGCGGGGGATATTAATGGCGATGGTTTCGATGATCTTATTATCGGGGCAACTGGTGCCGACCCCAATGGAAGTTCTTCAGGCCAGAGTTACGTGGTGTTTGGCTCTAATGGGGG
- a CDS encoding glycosyltransferase family 39 protein, whose amino-acid sequence MLYFQRLNPDRGWGETWEVLAEHPEHPPLYYVMARIASQFWGSSIATTRGLAVVISLLVFPAAYWLCWELFADSRVGWWAIALVSVSPFHILYAQEARQYSLWSVVTLLVCAAFWRAVKSEKPKLLDWLLYSVTLSLNFYSSLLSVLVAIAHFIYLIWTEKFTRVWLYFCGAGLIALLSFLPWLSILLLNSDKLEEQTHWMNMSEPFLVLYSLWELHLSSIWLDFPSQINHFVAPRIFFLLLGGTIYVIHFLRNKPKERFFLLLIILVPLLGLILPDLILGGRRSLMTRYFIPSLLGIQISVSYWLAVNKWNKLKLLIITLIISLGILSGLASNSAPTWWNKVVSYHNSMVAEVINASPKPLVISDDHEINLGNLISLSHLLKDHVDLLLYPKSGILTIPEGYTDVFFYHPSPELASQVQENLEVVEELQEFMNDGNPNSLLMRSSINVNHF is encoded by the coding sequence GTGCTTTATTTTCAACGTCTCAATCCTGATAGGGGTTGGGGAGAAACCTGGGAAGTTTTAGCAGAACACCCGGAACATCCGCCATTGTATTACGTTATGGCGCGCATTGCCTCCCAATTCTGGGGAAGTTCTATCGCCACAACTAGGGGATTGGCTGTGGTGATTAGTTTGTTGGTATTTCCTGCAGCTTATTGGTTGTGCTGGGAGTTATTTGCTGATTCTCGGGTAGGATGGTGGGCGATCGCTCTGGTGAGTGTTTCTCCCTTTCATATACTCTACGCTCAAGAAGCTCGTCAATACAGTCTCTGGAGTGTCGTTACTCTTTTGGTTTGTGCTGCGTTTTGGCGTGCTGTCAAATCAGAGAAGCCCAAGTTGTTAGACTGGTTACTCTATAGTGTGACTCTGAGTCTCAATTTTTATAGCTCTCTATTAAGCGTTTTGGTGGCGATCGCTCATTTTATCTATCTTATTTGGACCGAAAAATTTACTCGAGTCTGGCTTTATTTTTGCGGTGCTGGTTTAATTGCTTTGCTTAGTTTTCTCCCCTGGTTGTCAATATTATTACTTAATTCTGACAAATTAGAAGAGCAAACCCACTGGATGAATATGAGTGAACCCTTTTTAGTACTTTATAGCTTATGGGAGTTACACTTAAGTTCAATTTGGTTAGATTTTCCCAGTCAAATTAATCATTTTGTTGCGCCGAGAATTTTTTTCTTACTTCTAGGTGGAACTATTTACGTAATTCATTTTCTCAGAAATAAGCCTAAAGAGCGTTTCTTTTTACTTTTAATAATTCTAGTTCCCTTGCTAGGATTGATACTTCCTGATCTCATTTTAGGAGGAAGAAGATCTTTAATGACACGCTATTTTATTCCCAGTTTATTGGGTATTCAAATCTCAGTCAGTTATTGGTTAGCTGTCAATAAATGGAATAAACTTAAACTATTGATTATTACTTTGATTATCAGTTTAGGAATATTATCTGGCTTAGCTAGTAATTCTGCTCCTACTTGGTGGAACAAGGTCGTTAGCTATCACAACTCTATGGTAGCCGAGGTAATTAATGCTAGTCCAAAGCCTTTAGTAATTAGCGATGATCATGAGATTAACCTGGGAAATTTAATCTCTTTGAGTCATTTACTCAAGGATCATGTAGATTTATTACTCTATCCAAAATCAGGAATTTTAACTATTCCTGAGGGATATACTGACGTATTCTTCTATCATCCCTCTCCGGAGTTGGCGAGTCAAGTACAGGAAAATCTGGAGGTAGTAGAAGAATTACAGGAATTTATGAACGACGGCAACCCCAACAGTCTGCTCATGCGTTCCTCAATAAATGTTAATCATTTTTAA
- a CDS encoding reverse transcriptase N-terminal domain-containing protein — MSFKTIVTKKTIKIVRNLRRRILKATKTGDFKRVRGLTKLLLKNYAQTLLKFQQLKENLRSALRKYRSGDIELLIAALNRILTSSRGSQNPRVLDHWLHHKLLKVAKRRHPNKTWGWCKRKYFGRFDSARGDKWVFGNYESGNYVVKLSW, encoded by the coding sequence ATGTCATTCAAGACAATCGTAACCAAGAAAACTATTAAAATAGTGAGAAATCTGCGACGTAGAATCTTAAAAGCTACCAAAACAGGGGATTTTAAGCGAGTGAGGGGTTTAACTAAACTCTTGCTTAAAAACTACGCTCAAACATTACTCAAATTCCAACAACTCAAGGAAAATCTTAGATCTGCTTTGCGTAAATACAGAAGTGGTGATATTGAACTGTTGATTGCTGCGCTCAATCGGATTTTGACTTCCTCCAGAGGTTCTCAAAACCCTCGAGTTTTAGATCATTGGTTACACCACAAGTTACTCAAAGTAGCTAAACGAAGACATCCCAATAAAACTTGGGGATGGTGTAAAAGAAAATACTTCGGGCGCTTTGATTCTGCTAGAGGAGATAAATGGGTGTTTGGGAATTATGAAAGTGGTAACTACGTAGTAAAACTGAGTTGGTGA
- the mnmA gene encoding tRNA 2-thiouridine(34) synthase MnmA, translated as MEKIVVGLSGGVDSSVAAAILHQQGYEVIGLTLWLMKGKGQCCSEGMVDAALLCEQFGIPHHVVDSRELFQNQIIDYLVSGYATGTTPLPCSQCNKAVKFGPMLSYAKATWGIDKIATGHYARIGYDLKSDRYQLFTAVDSSKDQSYFLYDLSQEMLAGSVFPLGNQTKAQTRAIATELGLNTAQKPDSQDLCLIESYGSMSKFLDKYIAQKEGEIVDLEGKVLGKHQGIHHYTIGQRKGLGVAAPEPLYVVKLDPVMNQVVVTTREKGGHSGCVVEQMNWVSITPPATIIQTSVKVRYRSEAVPVTVVPLDSTRVKLVFVEPQFAITPGQAAVFYDGEMLLGGGIIARND; from the coding sequence ATGGAAAAAATTGTCGTAGGCTTATCGGGAGGAGTAGATAGCTCGGTAGCTGCAGCGATATTGCATCAACAAGGATACGAAGTAATTGGTCTTACCCTATGGCTAATGAAGGGTAAGGGGCAATGCTGTTCCGAAGGAATGGTAGATGCCGCTTTGTTGTGTGAACAATTTGGTATTCCTCATCACGTAGTTGATAGCCGAGAACTATTTCAAAACCAGATTATAGACTATTTAGTGTCCGGATACGCCACCGGGACTACTCCTCTACCATGTTCCCAATGTAATAAAGCAGTTAAATTTGGTCCCATGTTAAGCTACGCTAAAGCTACGTGGGGCATAGATAAAATCGCAACGGGACACTATGCGCGGATTGGGTATGATCTCAAGAGCGATCGCTATCAACTTTTTACAGCGGTAGATAGTAGCAAAGATCAATCTTACTTTCTCTACGATCTCTCTCAAGAGATGTTAGCAGGTTCAGTGTTCCCCCTCGGGAATCAAACCAAAGCTCAAACTAGAGCTATAGCCACTGAATTAGGCTTAAATACCGCCCAAAAGCCCGATAGTCAAGACCTATGTTTAATCGAGTCCTATGGCTCCATGAGCAAGTTTTTAGATAAATATATAGCTCAAAAAGAAGGAGAAATCGTCGATCTAGAAGGTAAAGTTCTGGGTAAGCACCAAGGAATTCATCACTATACCATCGGACAACGCAAAGGCTTAGGTGTCGCTGCACCCGAACCCCTCTACGTGGTGAAACTCGATCCAGTGATGAATCAAGTCGTAGTCACCACCCGTGAAAAAGGGGGACATTCAGGATGCGTTGTAGAACAAATGAATTGGGTTTCTATTACCCCCCCCGCTACAATCATTCAAACGAGTGTTAAAGTTCGCTACCGCAGTGAAGCCGTTCCGGTGACGGTTGTACCCTTGGACTCTACTCGCGTCAAGCTAGTTTTTGTCGAACCACAATTCGCTATCACACCAGGTCAAGCGGCTGTGTTCTATGATGGTGAAATGTTGCTCGGTGGTGGAATTATCGCAAGGAATGATTAA
- a CDS encoding leucyl aminopeptidase, producing the protein MQIQTTTTPQLDWTGDALAIGLWENQTELTGKPAELDAKLSGVIQELIAETEFLGKVNTTAITRVGGNNSHIRKIILVGLGKPEEAKLDTVRRGAAAIARVAKQAKIKSLGISLPVIQKDPKHTAQVITEGIILALHVDQRFKSELENGELKLTTVDLLGLGEQAEAISKAEKICAGVILARELVAAPANIVNPVTMAETAMQIATESGLDLEILEQEDCEKLGMGAFLGVAKASDIPPKFIHLTYKPSGTPKAKVAIIGKGVTFDSGGLNIKGVGSGIETMKMDMGGAAATLGAAKAIAQLKPEVEVHFISAVTENMISGKAMHPGDILTASNGKTIEVNNTDAEGRLTLADALVFAEKLGVDAIIDLATLTGACVVALGDHVSGLWSTDPQLAEEIKAASQLAGEKFWQMPMEEIYFEGLKSPIADMKNTGPRAGGAITATLFLKQFVQNTPWVHLDIAGPVWADKDNGVDNAGATGFPVRTLVNWVCNKE; encoded by the coding sequence ATGCAAATTCAGACAACGACAACGCCACAACTAGATTGGACTGGAGATGCTCTGGCTATAGGCTTATGGGAAAATCAAACCGAATTAACAGGAAAACCAGCTGAGTTAGACGCAAAACTCTCAGGAGTGATACAGGAGTTGATCGCTGAAACAGAATTCCTAGGAAAAGTTAACACTACGGCGATAACTCGTGTCGGTGGCAATAACAGTCACATTCGTAAAATTATTCTAGTAGGCTTGGGGAAACCGGAAGAGGCTAAACTAGATACAGTTAGACGTGGGGCTGCAGCGATCGCCCGTGTGGCTAAACAAGCAAAAATTAAAAGCCTGGGTATTAGCTTACCAGTAATTCAAAAGGATCCCAAGCACACAGCTCAAGTAATCACCGAGGGAATTATTTTAGCTTTACACGTGGATCAACGCTTCAAATCAGAACTAGAAAATGGTGAACTCAAATTAACCACGGTTGATTTACTCGGATTAGGAGAGCAAGCCGAAGCTATTAGTAAAGCTGAGAAAATATGTGCTGGTGTGATTCTAGCTCGAGAATTGGTAGCAGCACCAGCTAATATCGTTAATCCTGTGACTATGGCAGAAACCGCGATGCAAATTGCCACAGAATCGGGTTTAGATCTGGAAATATTAGAACAGGAAGACTGTGAAAAATTGGGTATGGGCGCGTTTTTAGGGGTAGCTAAAGCCTCCGACATTCCCCCTAAGTTTATTCATCTGACTTATAAACCCTCGGGAACACCTAAAGCAAAAGTGGCAATTATAGGTAAGGGTGTAACTTTTGATTCGGGTGGATTGAATATCAAAGGGGTCGGAAGTGGCATAGAAACTATGAAAATGGATATGGGAGGCGCCGCGGCTACTCTGGGCGCAGCTAAGGCGATCGCTCAACTCAAACCCGAGGTAGAGGTACACTTCATCAGCGCTGTTACCGAAAATATGATCAGTGGTAAAGCTATGCACCCAGGAGATATTCTCACTGCTTCTAACGGTAAAACCATAGAAGTTAATAATACCGATGCTGAGGGGCGCTTAACCCTAGCAGATGCTCTCGTTTTTGCCGAAAAATTGGGAGTAGACGCGATTATTGATTTGGCTACCCTAACGGGGGCTTGTGTGGTAGCTTTGGGCGATCATGTCTCCGGTTTATGGAGTACCGATCCACAATTAGCTGAGGAAATCAAAGCGGCGAGTCAATTGGCGGGAGAAAAATTCTGGCAAATGCCCATGGAAGAGATCTATTTTGAGGGGTTAAAATCACCGATCGCTGACATGAAGAATACTGGTCCTCGGGCGGGTGGTGCGATTACGGCGACTTTGTTTCTCAAGCAGTTCGTCCAAAATACTCCCTGGGTTCATTTAGATATTGCTGGTCCCGTTTGGGCCGATAAAGACAATGGTGTAGATAATGCTGGGGCTACAGGTTTCCCCGTACGCACTCTTGTTAATTGGGTTTGTAATAAGGAATAA
- a CDS encoding RNA helicase, whose protein sequence is MKESSGIYSSLNLKQLFPFELDDFQLQAIAAQDEGDSVVVCAPTGSGKTLIGEYAIYRALAKGKRVFYTTPLKALSNQKFRDFQEIFTENHQVGLITGDIIIKPDASVVVMTTEIFRNMLYETPIGQVGTSLEDVESVVLDECHYISDPQRGTVWEESIIYCSTEIQLVALSATIGNPEELTDWINSVRTNQDPPNKCQLINSDFRPVPLRYYFSTVDGLFPLLNQKQNQINSKLKAKSSKKTRNRLRKEDCPSIFQVINQLSQAEMLPAIYIIFSRRGCEQAMQTLASLNLVNSSEEQQIYLTLLRFLLLGQSDLRVNFGDFTGRDPELQEKLIVDLGNFGPEPELQEKLLSFLANNPNAELELWQYLEKNPNLKQQILIFLVESSEVARIEQIYPLLRGVASHHAGLLPPWKELVEKLFELGLIKVVFATATLAAGINMPARTTVISALSKRTESGHSTLSPSEFLQIAGRAGRRGKDSVGHVVTMQTPFEGAEDAARLATANPEPLVSQFTPSYGMVLNLLQKHSLSEIKDLLELSFAEYLEQLKLAPSSRKMGELTSELAQLDIKLAELERSGIGAKEIESYQKLKEHLKEEQRLLELLQHQAQTSRKKAIAPELPELVPGNIIALKGKNIAFASPLTALLIDKIPGPGQAPDLLCLGADNYWYVATYGDVVDINPGFLAPEQIGQLSLPDLATIKLGRCGKGDRLSEIVTQTMLKAIVPNLPTPEITEQQQRVDSVQDKIDAHPLAQRKNPIQIIKNHKQRLLLREQLIKTQDQHQNQIKKSRSSYYWREFIYLIQILLEFQALEEDLPINHPEEAVASIKREKEEDKCYRINPLGEAAALIRGENELWLAIALTSGAFERLTPHELASAVSALITEPPRPDTWVDCEPSPLVLQLIIDLKESRRRLNQVQGKYKAKLTKIPPVFLETELLGLVEQWALGLEWYELSDLTNLDEGDIVRLLRRTIDMLWQIPQIPEISSNLRDNANKAIALLKRFPI, encoded by the coding sequence GTGAAAGAAAGTTCTGGTATTTACTCATCACTGAATCTTAAACAGCTTTTTCCCTTTGAACTAGACGATTTTCAACTACAGGCGATCGCAGCTCAAGACGAGGGTGATTCTGTTGTTGTTTGCGCTCCTACCGGCTCGGGTAAAACCTTAATCGGGGAATACGCCATCTACCGCGCTCTAGCCAAGGGTAAACGCGTATTTTACACCACACCACTCAAAGCTTTATCTAACCAGAAATTTCGCGATTTTCAGGAAATCTTCACTGAGAATCACCAAGTAGGCTTGATCACTGGGGATATTATTATTAAGCCCGACGCATCAGTAGTAGTCATGACTACAGAAATATTTCGTAATATGCTCTACGAGACTCCTATCGGACAAGTGGGAACCTCTCTAGAGGATGTAGAATCGGTAGTTCTTGACGAATGTCACTACATTAGCGATCCTCAGCGTGGCACCGTTTGGGAAGAATCAATTATCTATTGCTCCACCGAGATTCAGTTAGTAGCACTATCAGCAACGATTGGCAATCCAGAGGAATTGACTGATTGGATCAACAGCGTGCGCACCAATCAAGATCCCCCCAATAAATGTCAATTAATTAATTCTGACTTTCGTCCCGTACCTCTACGCTATTATTTTAGTACCGTTGACGGGCTATTCCCCTTGCTCAATCAAAAGCAAAATCAAATCAACAGTAAACTTAAAGCAAAAAGTTCAAAAAAAACGAGAAATAGACTCAGAAAAGAAGATTGTCCCAGCATTTTCCAAGTAATTAACCAACTGAGCCAAGCAGAGATGTTACCGGCTATATATATTATTTTTAGCCGACGTGGCTGTGAGCAAGCCATGCAAACACTAGCATCCTTGAACTTAGTTAACAGCAGTGAAGAGCAACAAATTTATTTAACCTTACTGCGATTCCTGTTGCTAGGTCAATCCGATTTACGAGTAAATTTTGGGGACTTTACAGGGCGAGACCCAGAATTACAAGAGAAATTAATAGTAGATTTAGGCAACTTTGGGCCAGAACCAGAATTACAGGAAAAATTACTCAGTTTTTTAGCTAATAACCCTAATGCAGAGTTAGAGCTATGGCAATATTTAGAAAAAAATCCCAATTTAAAACAACAAATCCTAATTTTTCTGGTAGAAAGCTCAGAAGTTGCCAGAATAGAACAAATATATCCTTTACTGAGGGGTGTAGCTAGCCATCACGCCGGCTTACTACCACCCTGGAAAGAACTAGTAGAAAAACTATTTGAATTAGGCTTAATTAAAGTCGTCTTCGCTACAGCAACCCTAGCGGCTGGAATTAATATGCCCGCTCGTACCACCGTAATTTCGGCACTGAGTAAGCGCACCGAAAGCGGCCACAGTACTTTAAGCCCATCAGAATTTTTGCAAATTGCAGGAAGAGCAGGACGTAGGGGCAAAGATTCAGTAGGTCATGTAGTGACGATGCAAACACCATTTGAAGGAGCCGAGGACGCAGCGAGATTAGCCACAGCTAACCCTGAACCCCTAGTTAGTCAATTTACTCCTTCCTATGGGATGGTATTGAACCTTCTGCAAAAACACAGCCTCTCAGAAATTAAAGACTTACTCGAACTTAGTTTCGCTGAATATCTAGAACAACTTAAATTGGCTCCCTCTAGCCGAAAAATGGGCGAACTAACCAGCGAGTTAGCCCAACTAGACATTAAATTGGCAGAACTAGAAAGAAGCGGTATAGGTGCCAAGGAAATAGAAAGCTATCAAAAACTTAAAGAACATCTTAAAGAAGAACAGCGGTTACTAGAGCTTTTGCAACACCAAGCTCAAACTAGTCGGAAAAAAGCCATAGCACCGGAGCTACCGGAATTAGTACCGGGCAATATTATCGCCCTAAAAGGCAAAAATATAGCTTTCGCTTCACCTTTAACAGCCTTACTTATTGATAAAATTCCCGGACCCGGACAAGCCCCAGATTTACTCTGTTTGGGAGCTGATAACTACTGGTACGTCGCCACCTACGGCGATGTAGTTGATATTAACCCAGGATTTCTAGCACCAGAGCAGATAGGTCAACTATCTTTACCAGATCTAGCTACGATTAAACTGGGACGTTGTGGCAAAGGAGATAGACTTAGCGAAATTGTTACGCAAACCATGCTTAAAGCTATAGTACCTAATCTACCAACTCCAGAAATAACAGAACAACAGCAACGAGTAGACTCGGTACAAGACAAAATAGACGCTCATCCTTTAGCCCAAAGAAAAAACCCCATTCAAATTATTAAAAATCATAAACAACGTCTCCTACTGCGTGAGCAACTGATTAAAACTCAAGACCAACATCAAAATCAAATCAAAAAAAGTCGTAGCTCTTATTATTGGCGAGAATTTATCTATCTAATTCAAATTTTGCTGGAATTCCAAGCATTAGAAGAAGATTTACCTATTAACCACCCAGAAGAAGCAGTCGCTTCAATTAAAAGAGAAAAGGAAGAAGATAAGTGCTATCGGATCAATCCCTTAGGAGAAGCCGCAGCTTTGATTAGAGGAGAAAATGAATTATGGTTGGCGATCGCCCTTACCTCGGGAGCCTTTGAGCGTTTAACCCCCCATGAACTAGCCTCGGCCGTCAGCGCCTTGATCACCGAGCCACCTCGCCCTGATACTTGGGTTGATTGTGAGCCATCTCCCTTAGTTTTGCAACTGATCATCGACTTAAAAGAAAGCAGACGGAGACTCAATCAAGTACAAGGAAAATATAAGGCAAAATTGACCAAAATTCCGCCAGTTTTCCTAGAAACAGAATTATTAGGCTTAGTAGAACAATGGGCTTTAGGCTTAGAATGGTACGAATTATCTGACCTGACTAACCTAGACGAAGGAGACATAGTCAGATTATTACGGCGAACAATCGATATGCTCTGGCAAATACCCCAAATACCAGAGATATCAAGCAATTTACGCGATAACGCCAATAAAGCGATCGCTCTATTAAAACGCTTTCCGATCTAG
- a CDS encoding glycoside hydrolase family 10 protein: MKKLLKRLTQIAGLVTLVLPLSTNPALALMDKLGVVKSADNVKQWSEITSRLTLMNIDYCIVDANTLVSSSDLNNVRVLLLPNVENINGAQAEAMERWMVQGGKFIVAGPTGNLAQAEVRSQLKDIFGAYWGYPLSFPATLEPQPEQTWISYDGLGATLNGGVLIPSTFDSEVAAVWLAEGKPAGVVFNQSAVFFGWRWGLDAVSSASTDIAWLTAALNYHGDYINTSSRNLDPQPCNADTGNEQLTFPDWQKQNQKRETKSSVSLEQVQAMNRELEGLIGRFQTTLNMAAALNQKQDLPTTEVVAKFLNSSQPTSIAFTSEYPELNSESYQVLREAKKKHEQFLELIRQQEYQKARQKWFQTRSLLLDNYPTHRPLAQAEIRAMWLDRGTIVKAQSPEELVRIFNRMSQAGINTVFLETLNASYPIYPSQIAPEQNPLVKNWDPLATAVNLAHERGMELHAWVWVFAAANEVHNNIINRPRNYLGPVLSLNPHWLMTNKQGQAFDYSTGQKKAFYDPANQEVQNYLLSLLTEISTNYEVDGIHLDYIRYPFQKPEANQSYGYSRESSLQFKALTGVDPQTLNINHHLWDDWTEFRTNQVNNFVFTASRKLKEKRPDLILSTAVFPIPKQQRLDSIQQHWEYWAQQEWIDLVVLMSYGFNNEELSLNTTDLLEESEIDSTLIISGIRINENDAVTVDKMQLLRNLPTDGYALFAAEGFGPGLERMLRQTQGDLNYPLPYRQPFVALAKRYQGLQKEWGFLLTYNQLQMDNKTMQEWSEEVDFLANSLNRLAEDPSSKNLLSAQIHLSSFRRKFDYWMWEHQSDNAYQVKSWQNRLAGLEKLLNYASRTID, encoded by the coding sequence ATGAAGAAATTGTTAAAGCGTCTTACTCAAATCGCAGGTTTAGTAACCCTAGTCTTACCCTTATCTACCAATCCAGCTTTAGCCCTAATGGACAAACTAGGGGTAGTCAAAAGTGCCGACAACGTTAAACAATGGTCAGAAATTACCAGTCGTCTGACTTTAATGAATATTGACTACTGTATCGTTGACGCTAATACCCTAGTGAGTTCATCAGACTTAAACAACGTCAGAGTATTACTGTTACCTAACGTAGAAAATATCAATGGCGCTCAAGCGGAAGCCATGGAAAGATGGATGGTGCAAGGTGGTAAATTTATTGTAGCGGGACCCACGGGCAATCTAGCACAAGCGGAAGTCCGCTCTCAGTTAAAAGATATATTTGGGGCTTATTGGGGCTATCCCTTGTCTTTTCCCGCTACCCTTGAGCCTCAACCGGAGCAAACTTGGATCAGCTACGACGGTTTAGGGGCCACTCTCAATGGTGGTGTACTTATTCCTAGCACCTTCGATAGCGAAGTAGCCGCAGTCTGGTTAGCCGAAGGAAAACCCGCAGGAGTAGTCTTTAATCAGAGCGCGGTCTTTTTTGGTTGGCGTTGGGGTTTAGACGCCGTTTCCTCTGCATCTACAGATATCGCTTGGTTAACAGCAGCTCTAAATTACCATGGCGACTATATCAATACCAGTAGTAGAAATCTAGATCCTCAACCTTGTAATGCTGACACCGGCAACGAGCAACTCACATTTCCAGATTGGCAAAAACAGAACCAAAAAAGAGAAACAAAATCTAGCGTTTCCTTAGAGCAAGTTCAAGCCATGAACCGAGAATTAGAGGGGTTGATTGGACGATTTCAAACTACTCTCAACATGGCGGCCGCACTCAATCAAAAGCAAGATTTACCCACAACTGAAGTAGTAGCAAAATTTTTAAACAGCAGTCAACCGACTTCTATAGCCTTTACCTCTGAATACCCAGAACTTAACAGTGAATCTTATCAAGTTCTTAGGGAAGCAAAAAAAAAACATGAACAATTTCTAGAACTAATTAGACAACAAGAGTATCAAAAAGCTAGACAAAAGTGGTTTCAAACTCGTAGTTTACTTCTAGATAATTATCCCACCCATAGACCTCTAGCCCAAGCCGAGATTAGAGCTATGTGGCTAGATCGAGGAACGATTGTTAAGGCGCAATCTCCAGAAGAATTGGTGAGAATTTTCAATCGGATGTCGCAAGCGGGAATCAACACGGTTTTTTTAGAAACCCTCAACGCCAGCTATCCCATCTATCCCAGTCAAATCGCGCCTGAACAAAACCCCCTAGTCAAAAATTGGGATCCTTTAGCAACGGCGGTTAATCTCGCCCACGAACGCGGTATGGAACTACACGCTTGGGTGTGGGTATTCGCAGCAGCTAATGAGGTTCATAATAATATTATTAATCGTCCCAGAAATTATCTAGGTCCAGTGCTTTCTCTCAATCCTCACTGGTTGATGACCAATAAACAGGGACAAGCTTTTGACTATAGCACTGGGCAAAAAAAAGCCTTTTATGATCCAGCGAATCAGGAAGTTCAAAACTATTTATTATCTCTATTAACAGAAATTAGCACTAATTACGAAGTAGACGGTATTCATCTTGATTATATTCGTTATCCTTTTCAGAAACCCGAAGCGAATCAATCCTACGGTTACAGCCGAGAATCGAGTCTGCAATTCAAGGCTTTAACGGGGGTAGATCCACAAACTTTGAACATTAATCACCATTTGTGGGATGATTGGACTGAGTTTCGTACCAATCAAGTTAATAATTTCGTCTTTACTGCTTCGCGCAAGTTGAAGGAAAAACGACCAGATTTGATTCTATCTACAGCGGTATTTCCTATCCCTAAACAACAGAGATTAGATTCTATCCAACAGCATTGGGAATATTGGGCTCAACAAGAATGGATTGATTTGGTCGTGTTAATGAGTTATGGTTTTAATAATGAAGAACTCTCTCTAAACACTACTGATCTGCTTGAAGAGAGTGAAATTGATTCTACTCTGATTATTTCAGGGATTAGAATCAATGAGAATGATGCGGTGACGGTGGATAAAATGCAGTTGTTGCGAAATTTACCCACCGATGGCTATGCTTTATTCGCCGCCGAAGGTTTTGGTCCTGGTTTGGAGAGAATGCTGCGACAAACTCAGGGTGATCTAAATTATCCTCTTCCCTATCGTCAACCTTTTGTTGCTCTGGCTAAGCGTTATCAAGGATTGCAAAAAGAGTGGGGTTTTCTCCTAACCTACAATCAGTTACAAATGGATAACAAAACCATGCAGGAATGGAGTGAAGAAGTGGATTTTCTCGCTAATTCCTTAAACCGCTTGGCTGAAGATCCTTCTAGCAAAAATTTACTTTCAGCCCAAATTCATCTATCTTCTTTTCGCCGAAAATTTGATTATTGGATGTGGGAACACCAATCTGATAACGCTTATCAAGTAAAATCCTGGCAAAATCGCCTAGCGGGTTTAGAAAAGTTACTCAATTACGCGTCAAGAACAATTGATTAG